The Candidatus Polarisedimenticolia bacterium genome window below encodes:
- a CDS encoding ABC transporter permease, producing MESLIQDVRYGLRMLVRNPGFTLVAVVSLALGIGANTTIFTLVNTVLLHPIPVRDPQRLVSVFMTDEKNKDNQFNLFQISHLNYNDYRDQNTVFEETTAYLGSAINLSGGGEPEQIGGDLVSWNFFSLLGVRPAVGRAFLPEEDKVDGANPVTVLNDRLWRRRFAADPAILGKPITLNGHSFTVVGIAPPGFEGVNTLGGPDLWVPLAMHDQILTGFLAENFNDRRALLFNVVGRLKPRVTIQQAESELRTIASRLEKEYPAPNAGRSITLIPMSQATVNPNIRRVFVVAGGLLMTVVGLVLLIACANVANLLLARATGRRKEIAIRLSMGAGRFRLVRQLLTESVVLSLLGGAAGLLVAFWARDLLLAFRPPQFFFGEFGLNLDARVLLFTLFVSLATGVVFGLVPALQASRSDLVVELKERTGQPGHAGRRVNLRSILVVGQVALALVSLIGAGLFLRSLRNTERIDPGFDAKNLLTLRFDVGALGFDRVRGEEYMRNLLETVRAIPGVRAAALSANLPMGGGIGRTVFPEGQEAAAGAVGQFTTANEMSVGYFDTVGIAIRRGRDITEMDREGAPLVVVINEAMAKQFWKDQDAIGKRFKFFGDQEFRQVVGVVEDTKIFTLGEEPQPQAYIPVLQFYNSGMTLNVRAAADGATLLPTVRRAVQALQPTMPLTNVQTTEELIGQVLWAPRMGAALLGIFGLIALTLAAIGIYGVMSYSVNQRTVEFGLRMALGASPRDVLRMVLRQGMLMVACGLLIGILTALLATRLVGALLVGLSATDPLTYALISALLAAVAALAGYVPARRATRVDPMVALRSE from the coding sequence ATGGAGAGCTTGATCCAGGACGTGCGCTACGGCTTGCGGATGCTCGTGAGGAACCCCGGCTTCACCCTGGTGGCGGTGGTGTCTCTCGCCCTCGGGATCGGGGCCAACACGACGATCTTCACCCTGGTGAACACCGTCCTGCTCCACCCGATTCCGGTGCGCGATCCGCAGCGCCTGGTGTCCGTGTTCATGACGGACGAAAAGAACAAGGACAACCAGTTCAACCTGTTCCAGATCTCGCACCTGAACTACAACGACTACCGCGACCAGAACACCGTGTTCGAAGAGACGACCGCATACCTGGGATCCGCCATCAACCTCTCGGGCGGCGGGGAGCCGGAGCAGATCGGCGGCGATCTCGTCTCCTGGAACTTCTTCTCCCTCCTCGGCGTCCGGCCGGCCGTCGGCCGCGCCTTCCTGCCGGAGGAGGACAAGGTGGACGGCGCCAATCCGGTCACGGTCCTGAATGATCGGCTCTGGCGGCGCCGCTTCGCCGCGGACCCGGCCATCCTCGGAAAGCCGATCACCCTGAACGGGCACAGCTTCACCGTCGTCGGCATCGCTCCGCCCGGCTTCGAGGGGGTCAACACCCTCGGCGGGCCCGACCTGTGGGTCCCGCTCGCGATGCATGATCAGATCCTGACTGGCTTTCTGGCCGAGAACTTCAACGACCGCCGCGCCCTCCTGTTCAACGTCGTCGGCCGCCTGAAACCGAGGGTCACCATCCAGCAGGCCGAGAGCGAGCTCCGGACGATCGCGTCGCGGCTCGAGAAGGAGTACCCGGCGCCGAACGCCGGCCGGAGCATCACGCTCATCCCCATGTCGCAGGCCACGGTGAACCCGAACATCAGGCGCGTGTTCGTCGTCGCCGGCGGCCTCCTGATGACGGTCGTCGGCCTGGTCCTGCTGATCGCCTGCGCCAACGTCGCCAACCTGCTCCTGGCGCGCGCCACCGGCCGCCGCAAGGAGATTGCCATACGCCTGTCGATGGGGGCCGGCCGCTTCCGGCTGGTGCGGCAGCTCCTGACCGAGAGCGTCGTCCTGTCCCTCCTGGGGGGGGCCGCCGGGCTCCTGGTCGCCTTCTGGGCGCGCGATCTGCTCCTGGCCTTCAGGCCGCCGCAGTTCTTCTTCGGCGAGTTCGGGCTCAACCTGGACGCGCGCGTCCTGCTGTTCACCCTCTTCGTGTCGCTCGCCACGGGGGTGGTGTTCGGACTGGTGCCGGCCCTGCAGGCCTCGCGGTCCGATCTGGTCGTCGAGCTGAAGGAACGGACCGGACAGCCCGGTCACGCGGGGCGCCGTGTGAACCTGCGCAGCATCCTGGTGGTCGGCCAGGTGGCGCTGGCGCTCGTGTCGCTCATCGGTGCGGGGCTGTTCCTGCGCAGCCTGCGCAATACCGAGCGGATCGATCCCGGCTTCGACGCGAAGAACCTCCTCACCCTGAGGTTCGACGTCGGCGCCCTGGGGTTCGATCGGGTCCGCGGCGAGGAGTACATGCGGAACCTGCTCGAGACCGTGCGGGCCATTCCGGGGGTGCGGGCCGCCGCCCTGTCGGCCAATCTCCCGATGGGAGGGGGGATCGGGCGGACCGTGTTTCCCGAGGGGCAGGAGGCGGCGGCGGGGGCGGTCGGCCAGTTCACCACCGCCAACGAGATGAGCGTCGGCTATTTCGACACCGTCGGGATCGCGATCCGGCGCGGCCGGGACATCACCGAGATGGACCGCGAGGGGGCGCCCCTGGTCGTCGTGATCAACGAGGCGATGGCGAAGCAGTTCTGGAAGGACCAGGACGCGATCGGCAAGCGCTTCAAGTTCTTCGGCGACCAGGAATTCCGCCAGGTCGTGGGGGTCGTCGAGGACACCAAGATCTTCACCCTGGGGGAGGAGCCGCAGCCGCAGGCCTACATCCCGGTGCTCCAGTTCTACAACTCGGGGATGACCTTGAATGTGCGCGCCGCGGCAGACGGCGCGACGCTCCTCCCCACCGTGCGGCGCGCCGTGCAGGCGCTCCAGCCGACCATGCCCCTGACCAACGTGCAGACGACCGAGGAGCTGATCGGGCAGGTCCTCTGGGCCCCGCGCATGGGGGCGGCCCTGCTCGGGATCTTCGGCCTGATCGCCCTGACCCTGGCGGCAATCGGGATCTACGGGGTGATGTCCTATTCGGTGAACCAGCGGACCGTGGAGTTCGGGCTGCGGATGGCGCTGGGGGCGAGTCCCCGGGACGTCCTGCGGATGGTGCTGCGCCAGGGGATGCTGATGGTGGCGTGCGGGCTCCTGATCGGCATCCTCACGGCGCTTCTCGCCACCCGCCTGGTCGGCGCGCTCCTCGTCGGCCTCAGCGCCACCGACCCTCTCACCTACGCCCTGATCTCCGCGCTCCTGGCCGCCGTCGCCGCCCTGGCCGGCTACGTCCCCGCGCGCCGCGCCACGCGCGTCGATCCGATGGTGGCGCTCCGGAGCGAATGA
- a CDS encoding ABC transporter permease: MDTLVQDMKYALRALVRNPGFTLVAVVALALGIGANSAIFSVVNAVLLRPLPYPEPDRLMSVWQNNRVRGWHQDVVTPLDFIEWRDTSRSFASMAAYFGAGFNVRTGTEVERLRGADVSVDFFRVLGAPPVTGRDFSAADEGSSGGRVVVLGHALWQRRFGGDPHAVGSSVTLNSESFTIVGIAPPGLQFPEKSDLWTLAKNRIPTNPFVPADTDITKMRGLHYLYAIARLKDGVPMTQAQAEMDTIAARQEKENPQTNSETGVEIIPLHESIVGEVRPALLIFLGAVGLVLLIACANVANMSLARAAARRREIAVRTALGASRRRIVRQCLTESVLLSLVGGAAGLLFALWGTDLLAALAPEAIPGGQSVGIDLWVLGFTLALSVLTGVLFGLLPALQASAAEPQDVLREGGRTSSAGRRARLMRGSLVVSEMAVALVLLTGAGLLVKSFLRLQRIDPGLAIDRLLTLRIRIPDARYSQQEKQIRFYDDVLRRIQGLPGVTAAGLTSDLPLGGTDSFLGFGIEGRPQEKLGQGPEGGWHQVSPDYFRTMGIPLLRGRGFDARDLRQAPGVAVVSQTLARRYWPGEDPIGRRITFGTDDKGESYWTTIVGVVADVRQKGLHAEPRPEIYVSSMQSPSRYATLIVRSGLDPAGLAASVRREVQGVDPDIPLYDVKTMREVLDGSLAARRFNMALLALFAAVAVLLAGVGLYGVLAYMVTQRTHEIGVRMALGARPRDVLRLVVGQGMALALGGVLLGILGALALTRVLSTLLVGVAATDPWTFGIVVPLLSAVALLACYVPARRAARVDPLIALRYE, translated from the coding sequence ATGGACACGCTCGTCCAGGACATGAAGTACGCCCTGCGCGCGCTGGTGCGAAACCCCGGCTTCACCCTGGTGGCGGTGGTCGCGCTGGCCCTGGGGATCGGCGCCAACAGCGCCATCTTCAGCGTGGTGAACGCGGTCCTCCTGCGGCCGCTGCCGTATCCCGAGCCCGACCGCCTCATGTCGGTCTGGCAGAACAACCGGGTGCGGGGCTGGCACCAGGACGTGGTCACGCCGCTGGACTTCATCGAGTGGAGGGACACCAGCCGCTCGTTCGCCTCCATGGCGGCCTACTTCGGCGCCGGGTTCAACGTGAGGACCGGCACCGAGGTCGAACGACTGCGCGGGGCCGACGTCTCGGTCGATTTCTTCCGCGTGCTCGGCGCCCCCCCGGTCACCGGGCGCGATTTTTCCGCCGCGGACGAGGGAAGCTCCGGCGGCCGCGTCGTCGTCCTCGGCCACGCCCTCTGGCAGCGCCGCTTCGGCGGCGATCCGCACGCCGTCGGCTCCTCGGTGACGCTCAACAGCGAGAGCTTCACGATCGTGGGGATCGCTCCACCGGGGCTCCAGTTCCCCGAGAAGTCCGATCTCTGGACCCTGGCGAAAAACCGCATCCCGACGAACCCGTTCGTGCCGGCCGACACCGACATCACCAAGATGAGGGGCCTCCACTACCTGTACGCCATCGCGCGCCTCAAGGACGGCGTGCCTATGACCCAGGCCCAGGCGGAGATGGACACCATCGCCGCGCGCCAGGAGAAGGAGAACCCCCAGACCAATTCCGAGACGGGAGTCGAGATCATTCCACTGCACGAGTCGATCGTCGGCGAGGTCCGGCCGGCGCTCCTGATCTTCCTGGGGGCCGTCGGGCTGGTCCTCCTGATCGCCTGCGCCAACGTCGCCAACATGTCGCTGGCGCGCGCCGCGGCGCGCCGGCGGGAGATCGCCGTCCGCACAGCGCTCGGCGCCTCTCGCCGGCGGATCGTCCGCCAGTGTCTGACCGAGAGCGTCCTTCTCTCCCTCGTCGGAGGCGCCGCCGGGCTCCTCTTCGCGCTGTGGGGCACGGACCTCCTGGCGGCCCTCGCCCCCGAGGCGATCCCGGGGGGCCAGTCGGTCGGCATCGACCTGTGGGTCCTCGGCTTCACCCTGGCCCTGTCGGTCCTGACCGGCGTCCTGTTCGGCCTGCTGCCGGCCCTGCAGGCCTCCGCCGCCGAGCCCCAGGACGTGTTGCGCGAGGGGGGACGCACGTCGTCGGCCGGACGGCGCGCGCGCCTCATGCGCGGCTCCCTGGTGGTTTCCGAGATGGCGGTCGCGCTCGTCCTCTTGACGGGGGCCGGGCTCCTGGTGAAGAGCTTCCTGCGGCTGCAGCGGATCGACCCGGGGTTGGCGATCGACCGGCTGCTGACGCTCCGCATCCGGATTCCCGACGCGCGCTACAGTCAGCAAGAGAAGCAGATCCGCTTCTACGACGACGTCCTGCGACGGATCCAGGGACTACCCGGCGTCACGGCGGCCGGTCTCACCAGCGATCTTCCGCTCGGCGGCACCGACTCCTTTCTGGGCTTCGGGATCGAGGGAAGACCCCAGGAAAAGCTGGGCCAGGGGCCCGAAGGGGGATGGCACCAGGTCAGCCCCGACTACTTCCGGACCATGGGCATTCCGCTGCTGCGCGGGCGCGGGTTCGATGCGCGCGATCTGCGGCAGGCGCCGGGGGTCGCCGTCGTGAGCCAGACGCTCGCCAGGCGCTACTGGCCCGGAGAGGACCCGATCGGCCGGCGCATCACCTTCGGGACCGACGACAAGGGGGAGTCCTACTGGACCACCATCGTCGGTGTTGTGGCCGACGTGCGCCAGAAGGGCCTGCACGCGGAGCCCCGGCCCGAGATCTACGTGTCGTCCATGCAATCACCGTCGCGCTACGCCACTCTGATCGTGCGGAGCGGCCTCGACCCGGCGGGCCTGGCCGCCTCGGTGCGCCGCGAGGTGCAAGGGGTCGACCCTGACATCCCCCTGTACGACGTCAAGACCATGCGCGAGGTGCTGGACGGATCGCTCGCCGCGCGGCGTTTCAACATGGCGCTTCTGGCCTTGTTCGCCGCGGTGGCGGTCCTTTTGGCAGGCGTGGGGCTGTACGGCGTCCTGGCGTACATGGTCACCCAGCGCACGCACGAGATCGGGGTCCGCATGGCGCTCGGCGCGAGGCCTCGCGACGTCCTCCGGCTGGTCGTCGGACAGGGGATGGCGCTGGCCCTCGGAGGCGTTCTCCTCGGGATCCTGGGCGCCCTGGCCCTGACGCGCGTCCTGTCGACCCTCCTGGTCGGCGTCGCGGCGACCGATCCGTGGACGTTCGGGATCGTGGTGCCGCTCCTGTCGGCGGTGGCCCTGCTCGCCTGCTACGTCCCGGCCCGCCGGGCCGCGCGGGTCGATCCCTTGATCGCGCTTCGTTACGAGTGA
- a CDS encoding ABC transporter permease codes for MSGLLRDLRYGLRTMRRSPGFAAVAILTLALGIGATTVILSVARGVLFRPLPFREADRLVLIWDHQPPSSDTPVSYSEFLEWREHISSLESVAAYFGTSFTLTGEGEAEEIWAERVSAALLPMLDIEPVLGRPFRPEEDRRDSEPVAIISHALWKRRYGADPGICGRTMNLSGKVFTIVGVLPPRVAGVLPQDSLLGQHRDIWAPLRLDSTVAPPDTHFLRVIGRLRPGVPAPRALEEARAAVARLERPAGADHSVSFVPLQEHVVGRLRPALLALLGAVSLLLLIACANVAGLLLARATARRKEIALRMALGAGRPRLVRQLLTESLMLAALGGGAGLLLSFWGLDLLVAACRDFLPRADEIAIDGTALLITILITVATGILFGLAPAAQVDGAGLERSLREGGRSAGSGGVRQRLRGAIVVGEIALSLVLLVGAGLLGKSFARLLTADKGFDPENVLSFSLFLPFPSYPLPEQQTRYFQQALETVSGLPGVTGAAAISELPLSGAGTNGGIHIEGRTDPPGSEPVAEKRIVTPDYFGVLKTPLLKGRAFLEEDRASSPAVAIVNEALARRFFPGQDPIGRRIDFNWETKGWQEIVGVVGNVKQYGLQEDALPAIYVPHAQRPEPAMTVVVRSTLPPADLVPAIQRRLAAIDRDRPMVEVRTLDQVVADSVADRRLPMLILGGFAAAALLLGAIGVYGIVAYSVAQRTQEFGLRMALGARRGDVVRLVLGQGLRLALWGLLIGLLGAFAAARLIAGLLFGTGPSDPVTLVATSFVLLAVALLACYVPARRAARVDPMVALRCE; via the coding sequence ATGAGCGGCCTGCTCAGGGACCTGCGCTACGGACTTCGGACGATGCGGCGGAGCCCCGGTTTCGCGGCCGTCGCGATCCTGACCCTGGCGCTCGGCATCGGCGCCACGACGGTCATCCTGAGCGTGGCGCGCGGCGTCCTGTTCCGGCCGCTCCCCTTCCGCGAGGCCGATCGCCTCGTCCTGATCTGGGACCACCAGCCCCCCTCGTCCGACACGCCGGTCTCCTACAGCGAGTTCCTGGAATGGCGGGAGCACATCTCGTCCCTCGAGAGCGTGGCGGCGTACTTCGGCACCTCCTTCACCCTGACGGGGGAGGGCGAGGCGGAGGAGATCTGGGCCGAACGAGTCTCGGCCGCGCTCCTGCCGATGCTCGACATCGAGCCGGTCCTCGGCCGGCCGTTCCGCCCCGAGGAGGATCGCCGCGATTCGGAGCCGGTGGCGATCATCAGCCACGCCCTCTGGAAGCGCCGCTATGGCGCCGATCCGGGCATCTGCGGCCGCACGATGAACCTGAGCGGAAAGGTGTTCACCATCGTCGGGGTCCTGCCGCCGCGCGTGGCGGGGGTCCTGCCCCAGGACTCGCTCCTCGGCCAGCATCGCGACATCTGGGCGCCGCTGCGGCTGGATTCGACCGTGGCGCCGCCGGACACGCATTTCCTCAGGGTGATCGGCAGGCTGCGACCCGGAGTCCCCGCCCCGCGCGCCCTCGAGGAGGCCCGGGCGGCCGTGGCGCGCCTCGAGCGCCCCGCGGGCGCCGATCACAGCGTGAGTTTCGTGCCCCTCCAGGAGCACGTCGTCGGCCGCCTTCGTCCCGCCCTCCTGGCGCTCCTGGGGGCCGTTTCGCTTCTCCTCTTGATCGCCTGCGCGAACGTGGCCGGCCTCCTCCTGGCGCGCGCCACCGCCCGGCGGAAGGAGATCGCCCTGCGCATGGCTCTGGGGGCGGGGCGGCCGCGTCTCGTCCGGCAGCTCCTCACCGAAAGCCTGATGCTGGCGGCGCTCGGAGGGGGCGCGGGACTCCTGCTCTCCTTCTGGGGGCTCGACCTCCTCGTGGCCGCATGCCGCGACTTTCTGCCGCGGGCCGACGAGATCGCCATCGACGGCACCGCGCTCCTGATCACGATCCTGATCACCGTGGCGACCGGCATCCTGTTCGGCCTGGCGCCGGCCGCGCAGGTCGACGGCGCGGGATTGGAGCGCAGCCTGCGGGAAGGCGGGCGGTCGGCCGGGTCCGGCGGCGTGCGCCAGAGGCTCCGCGGTGCGATCGTGGTCGGCGAGATCGCCCTGTCGCTCGTCCTCCTGGTGGGCGCGGGGCTTCTGGGAAAGAGCTTTGCCCGCCTGCTGACAGCGGACAAGGGGTTCGATCCTGAAAATGTCCTGTCGTTCTCTCTCTTCCTCCCGTTCCCGTCCTATCCGCTGCCCGAGCAGCAGACCCGCTACTTTCAGCAGGCGCTCGAGACCGTCAGCGGTCTTCCCGGCGTGACCGGCGCCGCCGCCATCAGCGAGCTGCCTCTCAGTGGAGCGGGCACCAACGGGGGGATCCACATCGAGGGGCGCACCGACCCCCCGGGATCGGAGCCTGTGGCGGAGAAGCGCATCGTCACCCCGGATTATTTCGGTGTCCTGAAGACGCCCCTGTTGAAGGGGCGGGCCTTCCTGGAAGAGGACCGCGCCTCCTCCCCCGCCGTCGCCATCGTCAACGAGGCCCTGGCGCGGCGTTTCTTTCCGGGGCAGGATCCGATCGGCCGGCGGATCGATTTCAACTGGGAGACGAAGGGCTGGCAGGAGATCGTCGGGGTGGTCGGCAACGTCAAGCAGTACGGGCTTCAGGAAGACGCCCTCCCGGCCATCTACGTCCCGCACGCCCAGCGCCCGGAGCCGGCCATGACCGTCGTCGTCCGCTCGACTCTCCCTCCGGCCGATCTCGTCCCGGCGATCCAGAGGCGGCTGGCGGCCATCGATCGGGACCGGCCGATGGTCGAGGTGCGCACGCTGGACCAGGTGGTCGCCGACTCGGTGGCCGATCGCCGCCTGCCGATGCTCATCCTGGGAGGCTTCGCCGCGGCGGCGCTCCTGCTGGGGGCGATCGGGGTCTACGGCATCGTCGCCTACTCGGTGGCCCAGCGCACCCAGGAGTTCGGCCTCAGGATGGCGCTCGGCGCGCGCCGCGGGGACGTCGTGCGCCTGGTGCTGGGACAGGGCCTGAGGCTGGCGCTCTGGGGGCTCCTGATCGGCCTTCTCGGCGCGTTCGCCGCGGCCCGTCTCATCGCCGGGCTCCTGTTCGGAACCGGCCCGTCCGATCCGGTGACTCTCGTGGCGACCTCGTTCGTGCTGCTCGCGGTCGCCCTGCTCGCCTGTTACGTGCCCGCCCGCCGGGCGGCCCGCGTCGACCCGATGGTCGCGCTCCGTTGTGAGTAG
- a CDS encoding M28 family peptidase yields the protein MSGHPVCAPIALSVAAGVFLLACARHEPPVSREAERAVIGAQAVRRHVETLASDVYEGRGAGYPGEEKAAAYIEAQFMEIGLVPAGDSAPDGRSFLQKFPFPPRGPEVPGQILTSRNVVGLLDGDDASRRDEIVVLGAHHDGQGLAGQADTDRYPAKDGPADDAIWNSADDNASSVAALIEVARSIARDRLRHHRTLLFVTFGAEEHALNGSVRFVAHPPVPLERLVAMVNLEKIGRAVDQDLAAAATGTCACWDAILAGANAATGFKVASAIAEVVPDTDHYPFAARGIPAIVLGTIHEEDTHRPSDSSDRIDYDRLAARARYARAVILDLANRPEPPRFAVGKGHDLGLVPVVASESELRVLDLPAGSRALKISAVIPGLRADRAGLRPGDVVFGINGRAMPKDADREALQQAADASAAGVRVSVARQGRRDVVDLPRGGA from the coding sequence GTGTCCGGGCATCCGGTCTGTGCACCCATCGCGCTGTCGGTTGCGGCCGGCGTGTTCCTTCTCGCCTGCGCGCGGCACGAGCCCCCCGTTTCCCGTGAGGCGGAGCGCGCCGTCATCGGCGCGCAGGCGGTCAGGCGTCACGTCGAGACGCTCGCGAGCGACGTCTACGAGGGGCGGGGGGCGGGCTATCCGGGAGAGGAGAAGGCCGCGGCGTACATCGAGGCGCAGTTCATGGAGATCGGCCTCGTCCCCGCGGGGGATTCCGCTCCCGACGGGCGCTCCTTCCTTCAGAAGTTCCCGTTCCCTCCGCGCGGACCGGAGGTCCCGGGCCAGATTCTGACGTCCCGCAATGTCGTCGGCCTCCTGGACGGGGACGATGCGTCCCGGCGCGACGAGATCGTCGTCCTGGGGGCGCACCACGACGGGCAGGGCCTCGCCGGCCAGGCGGACACCGATCGCTATCCCGCCAAGGATGGTCCGGCGGACGATGCCATCTGGAACAGCGCCGACGACAACGCGTCGAGCGTCGCCGCCCTCATCGAGGTGGCCCGGTCGATCGCGCGGGACCGGCTCCGCCACCACCGGACGCTCCTGTTCGTGACGTTCGGGGCGGAGGAGCATGCGCTCAACGGCTCGGTGCGCTTCGTGGCCCATCCACCCGTCCCGCTCGAACGGCTCGTCGCCATGGTGAACCTCGAAAAGATCGGCCGGGCGGTGGATCAGGACCTGGCCGCCGCGGCGACCGGAACGTGCGCCTGCTGGGATGCCATCCTGGCCGGGGCGAACGCCGCGACCGGCTTCAAGGTCGCCTCCGCCATCGCGGAGGTCGTCCCGGACACGGACCACTATCCCTTCGCCGCCCGGGGGATTCCCGCCATCGTGCTCGGGACGATCCACGAGGAGGACACGCACCGCCCCTCGGATTCTTCCGACCGGATCGACTACGACAGGCTGGCCGCGCGCGCCCGGTACGCCCGCGCCGTGATCCTCGATCTGGCGAACCGGCCCGAGCCGCCGCGCTTCGCGGTCGGGAAGGGGCACGATCTGGGACTCGTCCCGGTCGTCGCGTCGGAGTCGGAGCTCCGGGTCCTGGACCTTCCCGCGGGATCGCGGGCGCTCAAGATCTCGGCGGTGATCCCGGGCCTGCGGGCCGACCGCGCGGGGCTGAGGCCCGGTGACGTGGTCTTCGGGATCAATGGCCGGGCCATGCCGAAGGATGCGGACCGGGAGGCCCTGCAGCAGGCGGCCGACGCGTCGGCCGCTGGCGTCCGCGTCTCGGTCGCGCGGCAGGGACGGCGGGACGTGGTCGACCTCCCGCGCGGAGGCGCCTGA